The Chanos chanos chromosome 6, fChaCha1.1, whole genome shotgun sequence genome includes a region encoding these proteins:
- the LOC115814111 gene encoding alpha-(1,3)-fucosyltransferase 4-like: protein MDISSTVLAKQTHRPPGRASRRHCEHQHKQCRVVAGRANYPRVFGLALGCLFLLLLLSLKNLPLLVLDMPSLTMTGTDTEPPPVTLLIWWLPFGNKYPMPDCASNYGIRGCTVTADRDAYAQADAVIIHNRELMSTWHELPEQPRPSRQKWIWMNFESPSHSGWLEEYDGVFNLTMSYRRGSDIFLPYGYLQPRHRNDPHETQHAGKLRFGRKRRLVAWIISNWNENQERVQFYRQLSRYLRVDIYGRSGWQLFNDSVIQTVAQYKFYLAFENSVHTDYITEKLWRNALLAGAVPVVLGPPRENYERFLPADAFIHVNDFRSPRRLAAYLKHLDRNPSLYSRYLAWRRDYTVHVTSFWTEHYCTACRAVQASQHQTKTVTHLALWYQA from the coding sequence ATGGACATATCATCTACTGTTTTGGCAAAGCAAACGCACAGACCACCTGGCAGAGCGTCGAGGCGACACTGCGAACACCAGCATAAGCAATGCCGTGTCGTGGCAGGGCGAGCCAACTATCCGCGCGTCTTCGGTCTGGCGCTGGGCTGTCTGTTCCTTCTGCTCTTGCTGAGCCTGAAGAACCTCCCGCTTCTGGTGCTCGACATGCCCTCGCTGACCATGACTGGGACTGATACTGAACCCCCACCAGTGACTCTACTCATATGGTGGCTACCATTCGGTAACAAATACCCCATGCCTGATTGCGCCTCAAACTATGGTATTCGTGGTTGTACCGTGACCGCGGACAGGGATGCGTACGCGCAAGCCGATGCCGTGATCATTCATAACAGGGAGCTGATGTCAACCTGGCACGAGTTGCCTGAGCAACCGCGGCCTTCTCGGCAAAAGTGGATCTGGATGAACTTCGAATCCCCCTCTCACTCAGGATGGCTGGAGGAATATGatggagtctttaacctcaccaTGTCTTACAGGAGAGGTTCTGACATCTTCCTTCCATATGGCTACCTGCAGCCCCGCCACAGAAACGACCCTCACGAGACACAACACGCCGGTAAACTCAGGTTTGGCAGAAAACGCAGGCTGGTAGCTTGGATTATAAGCAACTGGAACGAGAATCAAGAACGGGTGCAGTTTTACCGGCAGCTAAGCCGTTACTTGCGCGTGGACATTTACGGTCGTAGTGGCTGGCAACTTTTTAATGACAGCGTGATACAGACTGTGGCCCAGTACAAGTTTTACTTGGCCTTTGAGAACTCGGTGCACACGGACTACATCACGGAGAAGCTATGGCGAAACGCGTTGCTGGCAGGAGCTGTACCGGTTGTTCTGGGGCCGCCAAGGGAGAACTACGAACGTTTCTTGCCAGCAGATGCTTTCATCCATGTGAATGATTTTCGTAGCCCGCGTAGACTCGCTGCTTATCTTAAACACCTGGACCGAAACCCGTCTCTCTATAGCCGCTACCTGGCCTGGCGGCGGGACTACACCGTGCACGTTACATCGTTCTGGACGGAGCACTACTGTACCGCGTGCCGAGCTGTGCAGGCAAGCCAGCATCAGACGAAAACCGTCACTCACCTTGCTCTCTGGTATCAGGCttga
- the ankrd49 gene encoding ankyrin repeat domain-containing protein 49 translates to MDVPEGFNQLELLETHGHMIPVGTESAWEDEDGGDEDDEGHRSEEWYQQQEMKLKDKPSELLLWAAEKNRLATVERLLAGDPSLLRCRDEDGYTPLHRAAYSGHLGVVLALLAAGADVNARTADEWTPLHSSCRWGHTAVASCLLRHGAEVNAMTSGRLTPLQLAAGNPLAGQTIELLLSQRLLDAGLKNSAGETAYEIAHRTSPYYSLFEVTEPCNNVY, encoded by the exons ATGGATGTCCCCGAGGGCTTCAATCAGCTGGAACTGCTTGAGACGCACGGTCACATGATTCCGGTTGGTACAGAGAGCGCCTGGGAGGATGAGGATGGtggtgatgaagatgacgaGGGGCACCGCAGTGAGGAGTGGTACCAGCAGCAGGAGATGAAATTAAAAGATAAGCCTTCGGAACTCTTGCTTTGGGCTGCAGAAAAGAACCGG CTGGCCACGGTGGAGCGTCTCCTGGCGGGAGATCCTTCTCTTTTGCGTTGCCGTGACGAAGACGGTTACACCCCTCTGCACCGTGCGGCGTACAGCGGCCATTTAGGCGTGGTCCTGGCTCTTTTGGCTGCCGGGGCAGACGTTAACGCCAGGACCGCGGACGAATGGACGCCTCTGCACAGCAGCTGTCGTTGGGGTCACACGGCCGTGGCCTCCTGCCTGCTGCGGCACGGGGCGGAGGTCAACGCCATGACGTCGGGCAGGCTCACGCCCCTGCAGCTGGCGGCGGGAAACCCTTTGGCCGGGCAGACGATAGAACTGTTGCTGTCGCAGCGCCTTCTTGACGCGGGACTTAAAAACAGCGCCGGGGAGACGGCCTACGAAATCGCCCATCGGACAAGTCCTTACTACAGTCTGTTTGAAGTCACCGAACCCTGCAATAACGTATACTAA